The Agromyces sp. G08B096 DNA window GAACGCAACGACGGCCTCGCGGCGTCGTTGGCGAAGGCGGTGATTCGGGCCGACAAGGCGGAAGCCGAGCTCGAACAGCTGCGTCGCCTGCATGAGGTCGCGACGGAACGCACGGTGACCCTGGCTGCGGAGGTCGAGCGCCTGCAGGGCGACCGTGTGCAGGCGGCCGCGGATGGTGTCCTGCCGGTGAACCTCGCGGAGCACGCGAAAGTGAAGTGGGCGGTCCGGGTCACGTTCGATGACACCATGCATGTGATCTACCCGCAGCGTGACCGCCACTGCGCGGAGCTGTTCGTAGCCACCCCGCCCGCATGGTTCGGGAAGAACGGTGAGACGGGCATGGAGGTCGTGTCCCACATCGTCGCTGAAACCGAGTGGGAGGTCGCGTCGTGACCGACATCGACGCCCTGATCGCGGAGGCGCGCGCGAGCGCGGAGTCCGGTGACGCCAGCCCGACCGAGCTGGAGGGCTACATCGGCGCCCTCGCGGATGCTCTCGCCGCTGAGCGTAAGCGGGCCGACGAAGCAGAAGCCGAGCGTGACGCTCTCGAAGCCGCTCGTACCGCCCGGAAGGAGTCCCCTGATGCCTGAGCGTGTGAAGCCTCCGCGAGTGAGTGGCCCGATCGTTTTCCGGGCGCAGAAGGACCGTCCGGAGCATGTCGCCCGCCCGTGTTCCGGCGCGCACCGTGAGTTGTGGTTGTCGGGGTACATCGTCCTGTCGTGCAGTAAGTGCAAGATCGAACGCCTTACGGAGGAGTCCCCTGATGTCGAGTGAAGACCTGCGACGCGAGCTGGTCGATCTGATCCGTGAGCACGACCTCGCCTCAGATGAGAACACGTCACCGCGCGATTACCGGGCGGCTCTCGCTGACGCGATCCTCCCGCTCGTGGAGGAAGCGGTAAACGATCAGGCAGCGCGAGCCGTGTCCTTCTCGACGGCGATCAGCTACAGCGGTGCCCTCGCACTGATCCAAGAGTTGGCGGGACTCGATGCGATCGAACGGCGCGTTGCCCAGGCGGTGTCGGCAGAGCGTTTGCGGTGCCTGCGCATCGCGGAGGGTCACGAGCATGACGAGTCCGGTGCCCGTGCGGCCCGCCAGCACGACCTGGGCGACTGGGTGACGGGCTGGGATGAGGCGGCCTCGTCCATCGCGTTCGCTATCCGCACCCCTGAACCGACCAAGGAGGCGGAGGAGTTTCAGCGCGGGGCAGACCCATGCACCTGTGCGTGGGAGTGCACGTGTGGAACCTACTCAGGAGGGGAATCATGACTGAACTGTTCACGTTCGATGAGCTGTTGAACGTCCCAGAAACGGTGCTTCCACTGTCCCGACCGAAACGTGGTGATGAGGGCGACTGGAATATCCGTGTGATGACGGAGCATCCCGTCGGGCTTGTGGAGCGGGTCGCACGGGCGATCTGGGATGCCGATGCCGTCACAGTGCCGTGGGGGCGTGATTCGTGGCGGACTGCGGCGGAGGGGCACCGGGACGATTACCGAAGGATGGCTCGCGGCGCTCTGCTTGCGATTGAGCACGACTTCGATCCCGAGTTCGACGGGTGCCGTCGGTGTGCGGCCCTTCCTGGGGATGGGCCGATTTGCGATGGGTCGCCGCTGGGTATCCGTACCCGAGAGGAGGGCGACTGATGCCCGAGCGTATCCAGTTGTCGCGTCGGAAGGGGTGGCGGAAGCCGGAGAACACGGTCGTCGTCGCCCGCCCGTCGAAGTGGGGCAATCCGTTCAAGATCACGCACGAGCACTGCGACGAGGCGGAGGTCGGCGGCATGTGCTGGGTCGTCCGGCGCGCGGATCGCCGCCCCGCGTTCGCCCATGAGTCGACCGTGCGTGAGGCCCGAGCCGTGGCCGTCGAGGAGTTCCGCACCTACCTGCGTGCAGGGCTGCTCTCGTTCACGGTCGAAGGGGTACGCGCCGAGCTCGCGGGGAAGAACCTCGCCTGCTGGTGCCCACTGGATCAGCCGTGCCATGCCGACGTGCTGCTCGAGATCGCGAACGAGTCGGGCACATGATCCGGGAACGGTACGCCCCGGACCCTCAACCCCGCACGAGGGAACCGAGATGTTGCGCGAAATGCAAGACCCCGTACGGGTGCGCGAACCCTACGTGCGCCACCTGCCATCCGAAGGAGCAACCGTGAACTACGACGTCCCCTGCCGTCGAGGCTGCACCCGCGCCGACTCCGACGACCTCCTCCCGGCCCGGCACGGCGCCTACTGTGCCCGCTGCTGGGGCCGCATCGAACAAGCCCTCATCCAGGCACCCGAGCTCGCGTCCCACATCCTCGGGCACGTGAACCCGGGAGGCGCGCAGGTCGGGGAACGGGTCAGCAACAGCGGCGACGACGCGCCCCTGCCGTTCAACGAGACCGCGCACGGGGACGTGAACGAGCTGTACGCCCTCCTGGTGTACTGGTGCAGCATCTGGGCCGACTATCTCGAGGTCCGCCCCCCGGCGGTGGCACGGCGGGCGTGGCGGCGCAGGTCGGGCACCGTGATCGGCCTGCCGCCCACGACGACATCGGAGGAAGGGTCCCAGGCGGTCCGGTACATGACCGGGTGGTTGCGGGACCGGCTCGACGAGATCCTCACCCTCGCCCCGGAAGACGTTGACGAGTTCGACGAGGGTATCCGGGACGTGTGGCGCATGAATGCCCGCTGGCCGCGGGTGGAGCGTCCCCGGTTCGCGGCCGCACCGTGCGTGTTCGACGGGTGCGGCCAACGGCTTGCCGTGTACCCGCCCGCGTTCCCCGGGGACGTGCAGCGCATCGTCTGCGAGGCGGGCCACTTCTACGCACCGGATGAGTACGACGACATGGTGGCCACGTTCGTGGCGTTACGGAAGGCGGAGGGCCGGAAAGCGCAGGCCGACGCGGAACGGCCCGAACGAGTCAAGGCGACTCTGATCGCGAAGTACCTGAGGAGGTCCGCATGAACCCGAGAACGGCAGTTACTGGACGAGAGGACGAACGATGACCGACGCACTACCCGACACGACCACGCCGCTGACCGAGGACGAGCGCTGGCAACGCGCCGAGGACTGGTCCGACTACAGGAAGGCGTACGGCGTCAGCGCTGACCCCGTCATCCGCAAGAGCGAGCACCTTCTGTTCTGCGCCGGCTGGGATGCGCGTCGAAACCGTGACCCGGAAACGCACGTAGAAGGGTCCGGCCGTGACTGAGACACCAGAAGAGATCGCGCAGAAGGTAGTGGATGCCGCCATGGAGGAGAGCGATCCATTCATTCGTGAGCTGTTGCTCGCACTCAGAACCGCACGTTTCAGGATCGAAGGAGCGAGCATGAACGTAGGCAAGGACTCAAAGGTCCGACTGTTGTCGTCGGGAGGAGAGGTCGAGTACTCGGTGCAAGCCACGGTGAGCCTCGCACACTTCATCGACATGCTGCGGCGCTTGGAATCGCTCGACGTGAAACCAGACCCAGAATCTCATGATTCGAGGTCTGAGCGATGACCCGGTGTGCTGGCTGCTCGGGTCCGGGTTGCATCGGGCCGCTGCGGAACGGATACGAGCGGCACTGTCCCTGCGAAGGATGCGCGTGCCCTGAAACCGACGATGTTGGGTCCGCTGATGGATGACCTCGACGCCGAGCTCGCGGCACTCACGAAGGAGCGGCCGCCGAAGCGTCCACAGTGTTCCCTGACATGGCCGGCATGGGTGCACGGATACCCCGACGCCCCATGCACGGCCCGCGCGAAATGGGTGGCGGTCCTGTCCTGCGCGTGCGACCCTCGACCCGTGTGCGATGAGCACCGGTCGGCGGGCGCGTACGGGCTCGCGATGGGTAGGCAGGCGACATGCGCCGCGCACGGCGTCGTCGATGTGGAGTGGAGGGAAGCGTGACGTTCGACGAGTACTGCGAGGCGAACAGAATCCAACCCAGTGAAGAGCCTGCCGCGTTCGCCGCGTACCTCCACGAACTCTCGGGCGGCGCATGGGACGGCCCGATGCGCGAGGTTCCCAGGGAAGACACAGCGACGACTTGACAGACTTCCCACC harbors:
- a CDS encoding DUF4326 domain-containing protein, producing the protein MPERIQLSRRKGWRKPENTVVVARPSKWGNPFKITHEHCDEAEVGGMCWVVRRADRRPAFAHESTVREARAVAVEEFRTYLRAGLLSFTVEGVRAELAGKNLACWCPLDQPCHADVLLEIANESGT